Genomic segment of uncultured Desulfobacter sp.:
AGTTATCATGCATCTGATCAAGGGATGGTGAACTCCTTTAAAAAGTCGAAAAATATAAGGATTTCCCTGATTGACAACCTAATTTTGTGACGATAAGAATTTAAGCCTTGGTAAATCCACCGCAATAAAGACACCAATCTTGTGGCTGTTAAATTTAATGAAGGATAATTCATAATTATCCTTCATTAAATTGCTCTATCCATGCTTATCCGGTTGTTGAACAAAAATATAATTAACTAATTGTTTTTGTTGATTAATAAATACAAGCAACAGCCGTGCGTCCAATCCATAAAACCACTATATTATCATTGGAATTATGGTGTTTTATAAATTTTTTTGGGAGTTAACTGGATAGGCATGCTTTATCTATCCATTTGTTGCCATTTTTTAACTCAAATTTGGGGAAAATTCATTATTGAGCATCAAAGAGATCAACAGATTTTTTTTCTTGGGTGTCTTTTTGTCAAAATATTCCTCTGTTTTTTTTTATTTACGGAAAGGTATATCTGGGTGGTGCTAATGGAACTATGACCGAGGAGATCCTGAATGTATCTTAAATCAACCTCATTTTCCAAAAGCATAGTGGCTAGGGAATGTCTGAACATATGAGGGGTAATATTAGTATCAATGTTGATACATTTAATATATTTTTTAATCATGAATCTAATGGACTGTTCCGAAAATCTTCTGTCGAACCGGTTGATAAAAAAATAGTCTGAGTTTTGAATTCGTTTTCTGAAATACCTAAAATAGCAGTCTATTGCCTCTTTTGTTTCTGTGTTACAGATGGGAATTATTCTTTCTCTATTTCCCTTTCCAACGATTCTGATGGTAGACTTATTGAGGTCCATTGCAGTTAACTTTAAATGGGATAACTCGGCGACTCTTAAACCGGTAGAAAAGAGCAGTTCTATGACGGCAATATCTCTGACGATTACACCATAAGCATAAGAACCTTTTTCTAAGGCATCTTTTCTTTCATATAGATATTGATATAATTTTTTGATGATTCGTGGTTCTATTGTTCTTGGTATCTTTTTGCCTTCCTTAATTTTGATTCTGACCTTATTGAAAGGGTTAACAGCAATCTCATCTTCAAACTGCAGATGATTGAAAAAGGCTTTCAAAGATGCCAATTTCCTTTTAAGGGTTTTTGGCTTAAATTTGGATGAAATACTCTCAAGGTATTGTTTGAGGATATTCTTATCAATTTTGTCTATCTGCGTTAGATCAGTATCTGTTGTGCAAAAGACTTTGAACTGATCCATATCAATTTCATAAGCAGTAAGGGTTTTCGGGCTCAAATTTTTTTCATATTTACAATGAAACAAAAAATCATGAATGTATTGCTCAAGCTTCAACTTCAACTCCTTTTGTAAGATTTAACATGTAACCATTTCGGCCAGGGTCCAGTGTAACTTCCGCGAGAGTCGTTTATTTCACAAATGAAGTTTTTTTCCTAATTTTTTGTAAGAGTGTTTTAATATGAAAATTTCCCTGCCCAAAAAATTTTGGAAAGGACTTTCAATAGTTGTTGTGGACTAATTTTTGGTTGAATAACCAAGTCTGACTTTCTTTTTTTAGGATGATTAAAATTTTTCATATCTTCAAGATATCCCCAACTTTTAATAAAAAAGCAAACAAAAGTTGGGATATGTTTTCCAGAAAAGTAAGTCCGAATTTCAAAAAAAAACCTCAACGCTTTTATTAATGAGCCTTTGGGTTGATTCTTGCCATCCCAACTTTTCAGTAAAAGTTGGGAAACCATCAAAGGAGAAACTTCTTAATTTGAACGATAGAAATTCTTCTGATCAACGACAATTATTTTTTCCACGGGGTTTATATAGCGAAAACGGCATAAAATAAAAATATGGCGTTTTAAACATAATTTGATATTATACCGTTATCGACATATTTTTTTGGAGGACACGATGCATCAGATCATGGTCTCCCCCAGAGATCTTGGGGCAACACTTAGAGAATTGAGGAAGCAAAAAGGGATGACCCAGACAGCCTTGGGTAAACGGGTGGGGCTTGATCAAAAACGGATATCCCTAATGGAAAACGGCAATCCTAATATCCGGGTGGCCAGCCTGTTCAGACTGCTTTCCGCCTTGGGCGTGGGTATGGCCCTTGAGCCCAAGGCCATTGATGGAACGACTCCAGTCCAGGGGAACCAGGAATATAATAAGGATGAATGGTGATGGGAAAGGCAAAAAATCTTACCGTCCTTATGAACGGTATTCCTGTGGGCCGGCTGAACCGCAGTGCCAAAGGGATTATCTCTTTTGGTTATGACGAGGATTGGCTTTCAGACCGCAATAGACGACCCTTGTCCCTGTCTCTTCC
This window contains:
- a CDS encoding tyrosine-type recombinase/integrase; this translates as MKLEQYIHDFLFHCKYEKNLSPKTLTAYEIDMDQFKVFCTTDTDLTQIDKIDKNILKQYLESISSKFKPKTLKRKLASLKAFFNHLQFEDEIAVNPFNKVRIKIKEGKKIPRTIEPRIIKKLYQYLYERKDALEKGSYAYGVIVRDIAVIELLFSTGLRVAELSHLKLTAMDLNKSTIRIVGKGNRERIIPICNTETKEAIDCYFRYFRKRIQNSDYFFINRFDRRFSEQSIRFMIKKYIKCINIDTNITPHMFRHSLATMLLENEVDLRYIQDLLGHSSISTTQIYLSVNKKKQRNILTKRHPRKKIC
- a CDS encoding helix-turn-helix transcriptional regulator is translated as MHQIMVSPRDLGATLRELRKQKGMTQTALGKRVGLDQKRISLMENGNPNIRVASLFRLLSALGVGMALEPKAIDGTTPVQGNQEYNKDEW